In Episyrphus balteatus chromosome 4, idEpiBalt1.1, whole genome shotgun sequence, the sequence ttagtgacagaagcgcgctttgaggatttctcaacgtaacgcgacgacgcgtctggcaaagcgtgattgtgtttctgctttcatggtcttaaaatgtagctaggaatatacagataatttttgttaaaaaaaattttctgaatcCAACATTGATGCAATGGCCACAttaatagttttggttttttgtgaatttttttttttgaatccatcATGGATAAAATGGCCATTCCACTACATGAGCACGGCACATTTTTGACaaagacagctgccaaagtgtatgtacagtCAGTGGTGCCAAACGTTTCgacggatttcaaaaatcccgatgtcgtttttttgcacaaaatatagataaacaaaaaaacgcacCTATTGTTCACAGTACacaaaaaaaggtaatatattccgaactgacattggtcgccaaattgtcaaaacatgaaaATTTGGCGACCAACGTCAGCTatcgaattcttaattgttttaaaataccgacgaaaaacgcacaaaaaccgaaacaccacgcacaacactaattttttaacaattttatcgACCATTTTCCGCGCAGAAACACCAAGAAAGttggttatttttcaatttataattattttaaatgacattttataaattaaaacaaaaacaaatttcctgtttactgcgattaaaatataaaaatcaaaggccgatttgacagattggtgcccatttttgacaaacaaattttgacaacgttcggaatatattaggtctgtttgggttctttttgcacaaaaatatgaaacctgtcaaattttaaggagtggggatgaaattctctcagagaaagaaaaattgtctaaaagtacccaaacgcttttggcacaaaattttctgctactttttctacaacaacaaaaatgtaaacaacaccaattgaaaaaaaaaaaaataaagaaaggaaaaatatcaaaacatttgTCTTGTtttacaaacacttttttttattcattttttcatataaatcatttataaaataaagcacttcttaaccattaaaacacaaaaaataaaaataaaaacacaaaacatagcCACATCGccatcccaactaacatttcagcttcggttaaggtattacaaaagctacatttcagcttcttttaaactttagtaaggttgttgggcatggaaaaaggagaacgttatacaagtttgatcctctataagaagtttaaacgaagctttaccgaagctctaccgaagctttgagatttgacagatagcttcggaacaGCTTGTATAGTTccttaatacatgtcttatcgaaattaaaaaaacaactacaaaaacaaaaaagaatcattttttaacttgtttttatttgattttaaatcacgaattttactttttatttgaaattatatatattattccattagtttttagtctatctattaataataattttaaaattatataatttttttaccacacccaggaatcgaacttcgtatctgcttggtggcagtccgccactctacccactcggctatcctagtatattcattaatgaagtcaaaaacttaatcagttcaaatagcagaaatgtcaaaagaaaaaatgtccgggctaaattattcaatgtcaaaaccaaaaaatgtctcagctagattattcaatatcaaaaccaaaatcaaatactaaacttggtaatttctttaaaatttctataaattcattaagactgggttccctttttcagcaaagtcaaatctcatgtaaaagcatttgtgtgtattagtgaatgtgtttcgctctctcgccatcgaattctctggttttttactctcaggatgttggttatggttttcattcattgtctctttgtgagatcgccatcgcactcacgcgtgcggggtgacatgcaaatggatgtaggtatactacatagatctttatatggatatggtttgtggacgaaaactggtttgaaattcaatattttcatgaaagatttctggagtgtatacctatttatttttgaaatgaaaaagaaacttgtttccatgttgctgttgtggatggcatttgagttttttgtgtatcagagaaattttttgcattataataataattatagttgttcagcggagaagcaggtagaggatgtgttatatgggtgcattgatataatatacttgacagtatcctttgtgtagtttgtataaaaatatgagtagatgcgcagaaggattgattttcaggttcttgctcacttttgagttgttcttctaaattttttgtctcgcactcacgcgtgccggctgacatggaaatgtatttacttacaatatatagaatgtttaggtgcttatgtgtatgttgtttgaggatggactcgatatcaatccaatttactttcaacacctttttaataaagattttttttaaagtcaccaatgcaatgaactcagttcgtaactgaatcgattttgttttttatttacttatacctacctacattattaggaaacaaaattaaggcagcattaataacttataagttacttttttttaaaccttgaaattaatttttcaattatgtaatcaaagtttagggaagttttcaaaaataattttcaagctcaacactttgaaaaacaatgatctattttttcaaactgatattttatttataaattcagataggcattagctacATTTTTGCTTCTGTTTCCTCAGTAGCAAAACTATTTCCATAAATACCATcaagtgcattctaaccacaaatacacttatacctataaccctttacccattcacccgcgaaaatataactattatacctacaaacctacaaaaaaaaaccgaatccgcaacatataaacaaagacaatgaaaaacaaaaggacataggtatttatattatataaccccgcacgcacgcgcgagtgtaatataataaacaatacaacccagaaatcaacctaaatatggaaatcaatcattgtgcacaagcacatgtcaaatgtcaatacacatttttacacacaaacaaatgcataccacatatctaatcctttacctatatccccgcacgagcaatgtgaatattacacataaaagaatttcgctgacacaaaaaaaaaaccaaaaagtgtcaactcgcaagagcgggtgcgatattataaacacgaaatgaattgttaggaaaaacccaagagtcaacaagaacaaaacaaccctttttgaaaaccaaagataatgatcttgcaaaaaatatctactatctacctagtctctgcatcatcttcataatttcatgaatgatttctgcctgcctgagtgaggaaataggaaacaaaaaaaaagtattatgtaaacacaaaaaaaaaaaaaacaaaatataatgagaaaatgagagcgcaagagcaatttttttttttcaataaatagaaaagaacagaaaaaaagagttcatcagcgccagcttatgcgtggcattcttttgaactaaatttgcatgtgtgcgtgatcaatggaattttcaaagtaaaaaaagctaaaatagacactttttcaacaatttatattaaaaatactgtaagcaaaaatatatatttttttttgaaactgatttgaaatataatgaaaaaaaataataaaaataaattgtggatgctttgactgccccttcctcaaaaacagaatgcaaatattggtttattaaaatcaaatttttagtgtgtaaataaaaaaaatattttttttttggcaaacgggttgcatgaacaactttattaacttctcattaaaaaatacaaaaacattttaaaaaataatcacgctttgccccacgactaaaatgctataaagtgcattttgacacctttccttcaaattaaccgttcaaactaacttcaaattaaattttagaaattttattgggttctcctaatttccctttattgttttctttttgtttcatctaaaaacactaataaacggtaaagttattctaagaagagtgagtaaaaaaacatgaaattacaacaaattaacgaagttttttttctaataaaaaaaaaaaaaaaaaaaaaaatctgtttcgcgtagtgcatgaaaacacatttgatcattataaaacaaaaaaaaaataaataaaaagtttataaacaacggtgccccaaccaaaattctgattcaatctaaatttgcaggaaaaaaatcattttcgacccttataaaaatcgcacaagaaatgtttctaaaatttaaatgatgcaaaaatattcgtacgtttattaccttttcaaaaaagtaagtttcataagattatcttataaactgcaaaagtaatacaacaattagtcaaccatcttccattaaaatgctatggaaacccccccttaagcAGGCCTTTccgaaaacaagcttttttcgtttaagtttctttaacagtgtttaaacaacttattagaagttgttaaacaagttcgaacttgtataagcaattaaattctgaagcaagctcaatacaagctgtataaaaagtagtaccgGCGAGATCTCAaattatagaagctgttgtgctagttgggatgtttgtactttgttttgttcattaaaaaatgtaaacacaaattaaaaaaaaaaagaaatgaataatattaaaaacactttgttttatttttgaaacactttttttagtattttgttcataaaatattaatttgttttgagcATTACATcactaaaacgaaataaataaaaaaaaaaacaagaaaaaaaaatccacgccaccatgtttgtagtttgttttctttatgttgtgcgacaagaacaaataaagaaaaacagagaaagcactaccttttgacagatttcagatttttgttcgatgaaattttttgggcagaaattcgcaagaaggggaaatttttttctctctcgcggccatcttttttgtgaaaaaatgtacaatttcagagtacccaaacaggaattgggttaaaaaagttgaaaaaagttgaaatatttctgttttaggcagtacccaaacagacctattaccttattacatggtataaaaagacaaggtatgatcattagagccgccatcttacaaaatggggtaataaggttttgacgtctggcatttggcaaagtcaaaagcaacaacaatttccaagacaaatttgtttacaacaacaatttcaatgggctgggctgtcaaaacactaagtagccatctttttttctttcatttgacagttctcgatactgagttttttctaatgatcataccttctttttttataccatgaccttattatgtgtactgtgcctattgttaacaataggtgtgttttttattaccaccggtcttaactggacaaaaaaaaacgcatcggggcttaacctgaaatatAGTTATAGTTAACATCGGCGAATATAAGAAGGCAGAAGTGGTGGAGGTGACCTGTCAGCTTCACTgtcagtaaaataaaaaatttagaaaataaattcaattttcttgtGTTGAACACACACAACAAACTTCATTACTTTGATCACGATAAAGGCACTCATTAAAAATTGCtaacaaataattattaaaaagtaataaacGAAACAtgcttaataaaattaaatctaatGTAATTTGCATCACTACAACATCATTTCGTACTCGTCAAATGTCCTTTGTGGCTAAATGCCTACAATACTCTGAATATGGAGAGCCTTGTGATGTGCTCAAAATATGTGAAGTAAAAATTCCCGATCCAAAGGACAACGAAGTATTGGTTAAGACCGTTGCTGCGCCAATCAATCCAGCTGATATTAATACTATTCAAGGTAAATACTTCCCCTTACTGTTTGATTGTTTCACAAATTTATGTAATCTTAGGTAAGTACCCTGTAAAGCCTATTCTTCCTGCTGTCGGTGGCAACGAATTTGTAGCAGATGTAATTAGTGTAGGGAAGAACGTCAAAAATATTCAACCTGGTGATCGGGTTGTACCATCCACAACAGGCATTGGAACGTGGACTTCTTATGCCGTATATCCTTCTAAAGACCTAATGAAAATATCCAACAAAATCGGAATTGCGGAGGCAGCCACTATTACTGTCAATCCTTGTACTGCATATAGAATGCTTAAAGACTTTGTCCAAATTAATCCAGGTGATACTGTCATTCAAAATGGAGCAAACAGTGCTGTTGGCCAAGCAGTACATCAGCTATGCAAAGCCTGGAATATTTCGTCAGTTGGTGTTGTTCGCAATCGACCAGATATCGATAATCTCAAAGAATACCTTAAGTGCCTTGGAGCAACTGAAGTCCTTACCGAAGAAGAAATCCGcaaaactgatatttttaaaagtaaactaAAGAAACCAAAACTTGCACTTAACTGTGTTGGAGGCAAGAGCTCCACTGAAGTAGCTCGGTATCTAGATTCTAAAGGATTTCACGTCACTTACGGAGGGATGTCAAGGGAACCTGTTATTGCGGGAACAGCTTCATTGATATTCAAAGATATCTCGTACGTTGGGTTTTGGATGACAAGATGGACAAAAGAAAATCTTGAAAACGAGGagagaacaaaaatgtattctgaGCTTTGTAACCTAATGGAAGGTGGCAAGTTTACGGCACCAGTGCACGAAATGGTGCCGTTAACTAATTATAAAGATGCGGTTACGGccgttttgaattttaaaggaTTCACTGGAAAGAAgtttattttagactttcaaaattgttagaatAGAATAGTTCTCATTGGAATTGTTATGTGATAAAAAGAAGCTAAGCttcattcaataaaaataactcACAATTATTctgatatttatatttatttattttaaaatatggcGTGCCCTACTTTGACGGACACCATGTGatgggataaaaaaaattcatctcgCTAGTTTGTTGCGCAAATCAAAACCTTGTAGCGCGcatggtttttgagttattgaattttccacCAAATCAAGTTTGAAGTTAGCGtgcaaaatctgaaatgattaaaaacaaaaggttTGGCTgtcctccaaatttgtagcttttcaATTCCCCAAACTTAgcttttttccaagtttttttttttattcaaaattccgctaagtAGTAGCGGACGAAAATagcaaaattattactttttggATGTCTAGTAGCTTTtcatttgttgcgcaaaaattaattttgtagctccacccagtcaatttttatttcaacttaaagttttagaagtgcacttccggtttaaACAGGCCAGtagacatttttgaaaagttacttttttaaatattttcttttgtcagtaattgaagatttttacaaaaaaagttttgattcaAATCCCAATTTAGTACCTCAGATACttttaaaagtattcaaggttttgttaaaaatagtaataaaaaaaatgagaaattcatttttttttttttgcagaaatatgaattatattgattttaagttttatcGTTCCATTGTttgtatttaagtttatttctaatgttagcatttaacatattaaataaataataataataaccttACCTCAGATGAAACCCGAAAAAACCCGATTTTGTGGCTTGATCAGTTTTCTTGTTATTCAAGATTCAGCTAAAATAATACCGAAGTcctttcaacaagaaaaaatcaaattaaaattgatcTCAACGCCTTTTACGTGTCTTAAACAGagttgaaaatcatttttttgatgcatttgttttccattggaaaattaaaaaaaaaatttttttcataaaaaaaaattattacaactgaaaaaaatttctattgaaaaaaaaaaattcattgcaacagaaaaatatttgcattaaaaatttttgtttttattcaagtaaaaaaattttgcattaaaaaaaataaaatttttatttcaaatacaaaattttctgcattgaaaaaaaactcaatgcattaaatatttttttttttaatattcttcgaATTTCGTACAATATTGCCTTTTTGACCACatattagctatttcaactataatatttaGCCACAGttataagaaattcgacgaatattaaaacaaaatatttaatgcacacattttgcattgattttttttttcaatgcagaaaaatttttatttgcaattaatttttttttcgacgaattcgacgaatattaaaacaaaatatttaaggcacacattttgcattgattttttttttcaatgcagaaaaatttttatttgcaattaattttttttttgcaaaaaatttttatttgcaataaaaatttattttattttcaatgctgatgtttttcagttgcaaaaccctttttttttaatgcaaaatttttgtacttgtaatacaatttttttttaatacaaacattttttagttgcaatgaaaatttttgtttcaatggaattttttttttcagttgcaataaatattttttttaatgcaaaattttttatttgcaataaattttttaaaatttgaaatgcatttttttcaattgatatttacAAGCCTGGTTGTAAACAATGTGCCAAGCATGTTTTACTGAAGGAATTCGACCTCATAtttaacggtcaaaattttcaaaaaatttaaattattttcttttctagaaattttaGCTGTGAACTGATAAAAATTATATCATCTCAATTTTCACAgcgtttttttcattttatcacttcacaggcaCCCCTTATGCGATTCTCAAACTCAATTTGATAAACGTATACTGAAAAGTACTTAATGAGAAAAATATATCCTAGCACCTTATATGAACAAAagttttcgaaacaaaaaaattcgaattagcCTAGTGGATAAGGCAGACCTTTTACTCCAAccggcctaggttcgaatctgagattgttttttttttataatcgtgttttttatttgtttatttatttttcacaaaaatattcgGTTGTGATAAATAATTTATCATGTGAAATGATTTagacatttattttaattttttaacaaatcaataatcgaatttattatgaaaacgtgataaaatttatcacagtttcacagatcgggaattgaccccctGAGCAcaaagaaattattgttttactTTTTGGAAAATCCGACTTCAACACCGCACCGGTTTGAATGCTCCAAATTCAGCTTTCACGAACCTTTTTCTCATTCAGTTTGaagaaaagttttctttttaatttttctgtaacCGATAGAGATTGTTTGTAAAAGACCTAGACccttctagaatatacacaccaaatatgagctctttatattaatgggaaggtcctccgctttgcaattttccatttttacatgaagcttctactaaaaaaaaaataatttttttattaattgactttttagcaaatttcttttcatattcttgtaggaaattgaacgctgtacaaaaaaggccttatacacttttttcgtttatctaaccgttgaatagatatttgaggtccaaaaatcgagaaaatctttaaaaattcgttttttgttcttaattttgtaacaaattgaaaaattataatgatcaaacgcgcaagacatattcttgttgaaaattggtcttattaacttttttcattaatctaaccattctaaagatattcgaggtcaaagtttaaaaaaaatatctaattcactgaaacttcattattttcaaattagcaaggtatattcttgtaggggcttaaacgttctacaaaaaattccttggaatgaaattgattgctttaaccgtttagaagatattcgtatccaaaccaatgctcactgatttcaatagttttcttatgacccgtatgcattgcgatttgaagtttttttaataattatatttatctattttaaaatatttcgttGAAATTAAGCAAATGGTTTAGGAGAAAATCAGAATTTAAAAATCGTTCTATGGGAGGTACCGTAAATAGCGATTTATTAACGGTTCTATATACAAAAACCATGTCCTTTGTATATAGAACGTATAGACGACCAATCTCTTCATTGCATTGTTGAAATCGATCTAAAAGCTCTCGCGACCACTCAGCTAACGAACGAACTACTTCATGATAGTATTATAGAttctacagggtgtcccacagtcaccgccccaaatgaaaaccatggattcctgaggtcattttaagtcgaaaaacttaagtggcaattttctcgttttcgtcccgttcttgagttatgacggtttttctaatttttttctagaCCACACCGTcgaatttattacaattttagtttgtctcataactttttttctgcggacaaccgtttctccgcaattttgcatcaaacacaattttcttcgttttttaagttgttttttacactttcatatcattttagccAAAAAAGCAcgtaaatgagtattaattttttgcacatattatttaagcccagtttatttgcttaaaaaaataagtttttttttataaaaaagactactgaaagtaatttaaaaaaataaacaaactgattaaaaaaatcataaaaaccgtcataactcgaaaacgggacgaaaacgagaaaattgccacttaagtttttcgacctAAAATGACTTCAGGAacccatggttttcatttggggcggtgacttagggacaccctgtatatacgaAGACCTTGTCTAAAAACTTTGGGGATATTAAAATTTCGATAGATATCCGCCTAAATGTTGCATCTTGCTATAATATAACCCGATTGCAAAACAGAAATATGATGTGGTAAAATTTATCTGTACATCATTGAACTGGCGTTCACAATATCGACTTATGCGGTTATGGAATGTTGACAGAATTTATAATACAGATGTTTAGCGAATAAatgaattgttttatttttattaaataataaaccacttattcaaaagttttgaatttCATACATCTGgtgaatttcaaatttcaataatttctttcaaattaaatattcatgtaCTCTTTGGCAATAATGTGCGAAGTTTTTTTTCACCGCCATCTGCGCGTTGAGCACTTCTGTGAGCAACAAAATTTTCCCATGAACTATTCAAAGGATTGTGAATTGGTTTTAGTTGTACAAATGTTGAAGAAACGTCCTTGGACGACGGTGTGGCCTCCACTTCTAATTGCACAtcatcaaaaaatgtattcttctTAGGACCTTCAGAATCAGAGCCAACCACATTCAATTGAGTTTGAAGATTGTCTATGGGATTTCCTTGGGTTTTTCCTTGTTCTTCTTTAAGAGCTGCAGCAATTTCCATACTTTTCATATAAATATTATCCCCTGTTTGATcagaaaactcttcaaaaaaactttcttttggGTCTTTGTAAAAACTCGAATCCATTGCTTGAAAGCCCAGTCTTAGTAAAAGAGAAATCTTTACATTAAAACATTCTAACCAGCTTTTTATAGTCTTGTAAATTCCAAGTTGAATAGTTTCAGTATTACTGTTCCAAAAATCTAAGATTGTATTCTTTGTGTAATCAACGAGAATGGACTTTTTCACTTCAGGATGCATTTTTCCCAAGCCATCCAAATGACGAAAAGTTACATCTAATAAGTGTTGTGGATGCTTAGTGACAAACATTTGCCATTTAAAAATCATTGTCATAAGATTCCAGAGTTTTCCCATACTTCCATCATCTAGCCGCATCAAAGAACAGCAAGCAATGTCTCCCAGCATGAATTTGCAATGTTCTGCTGTAATTAAACTCTTTTGTTGTTGACTTCCAATAATCAACCGTTCTACTAGTTTAGGATCTAAAAGCACACTTGTTATGTCACGCATCACTGAAAAAAACCacaaagataaattaaaaaaaaaaaatggattgtATTCATTTTGATTGTAATTTGAGACCTTCTGCTGACTTCTCCGGCGAAATTTTTTGGGCTTTAAGCCTTTGATCAATGACATATAACATTTCGCAACCGAGGTTAACAACGAGGAATACATTCGCCTCGGGAGTCatattttttgctgttttttattaataacggttaaaatcaataaattaacaaaaaatggtAAGACCACACTTTGAAACATATATAAGACAACTGAATAGATATTTAAGTTGCATTGCAATAATAAGGCATTTTAAAACATGACGTGCCAAGTTGCTAGGATACGTTTTAAATGTAAACAAATCCGTTGTTCTGCGTACAGCACTGGCAAGATGAAGAATCcatatcaaaataaagaaatggAAATAATGATTTCAAATGAAGAGCAAGTcttttgaaaccatatttttgGAACGATTTTAGACGCCTTAAACAAATGATACAAAAATACGGGTTCAAGCCACGGCATAGTAGTGCACAAAAGACCGCTTTTTTGTATATCAGCTCAAAATTGGTCATTTGAATTcatttaataattcaaatattGACAgtattctctattttttttaagtctcaaaTACGTGCCTCCAGTGGTGATAGAAAGAAACCCTCGCTGAGGACTTGCTAAAAATACAATATAGCCCATTtgaaatgtacaaaaaataaagctgaaatggaaaaaattaaaacgtgCAATTTTTTCATAGGACGTTTTTCAGCGGCCATCTTGGATTtaaggaaaaacaagttttagtgaataactcggccatttatgatttttgataaaaatatttgagGCTAAACTTctagaatattttattttttacaacttttatgttaataaatttttctctatgacccatatttttcgagttaatttgaaaatactaTTCCCTTACTCAGCTTAAACGTCTTTAACTTTATACCCTTTCTGGGTATAGATTTTAAGGTAAGAGCAATATGGgggtgttttattaattttgtaacaggctgatttttggtatacagcttgaTATATGTAAGTGTGgtttacaatctgtgaaaagtcctgaagtttcctcTGTTCGCTAGTCTCATTATAAGGGGACAAAgctcacaatattttttatttttgaaacggtaggttttagacaaaaattatgttctacaaaattgtagctgaggttattttacaaaaaattgtcataCAAAGTTTTCTTGTATCACAAATTAGTGgtgtttgtttttgatttaaatttttaggtACCTACCCAGATTTGTTTTACTTATTTTCAACTTCGAGTGTTCAATTCCAAGACTAAATATAGGCCCTTATAGCGAGTGTCGTTCAACTTTCGATGCGATAAATGTCGATCGAATcgaaaaatatatgttttggtATTGTGTATCTCTTTCGACAAAAATATTTGCTATTGTGATCTATGAACTTGATTTGAGtcgatagcaaaaaaaaaaaataaaaatagacacTCGCAATAAGGGCCTTAGTTTAGTAGACAAACAGTAATTATAACTTCGTCTAACAACTGATTTACACAAAGAAATCAATATTCGAATTTAAGGGTATTTTCCAAGTCTGCCCCACAGTGCTCCGCCCGTAGTTTTGAGAGTCGAACTATCGCTGAAACACGGTCGCAACACGATTTTTTTGCCGAGCCAAagccgcaccatgatcaaaaattacctttttaccGAGCCACAGCTGCACGATGATGACAAATTATTAGTTCACCGAACCACAGTCGAACGCAGCGTGCGGCTGCATTTTTCCCACAAACGggggaaaattttaaattttcatttcatttcgaTTCAAAAGCGACACGGAAACCCCTTTCAAATAGCACGAAAAGCTGAGCATGACC encodes:
- the LOC129918827 gene encoding protein OSCP1, with the protein product MTPEANVFLVVNLGCEMLYVIDQRLKAQKISPEKSAEVMRDITSVLLDPKLVERLIIGSQQQKSLITAEHCKFMLGDIACCSLMRLDDGSMGKLWNLMTMIFKWQMFVTKHPQHLLDVTFRHLDGLGKMHPEVKKSILVDYTKNTILDFWNSNTETIQLGIYKTIKSWLECFNVKISLLLRLGFQAMDSSFYKDPKESFFEEFSDQTGDNIYMKSMEIAAALKEEQGKTQGNPIDNLQTQLNVVGSDSEGPKKNTFFDDVQLEVEATPSSKDVSSTFVQLKPIHNPLNSSWENFVAHRSAQRADGGEKKLRTLLPKST
- the LOC129918826 gene encoding enoyl-[acyl-carrier-protein] reductase, mitochondrial codes for the protein MLNKIKSNVICITTTSFRTRQMSFVAKCLQYSEYGEPCDVLKICEVKIPDPKDNEVLVKTVAAPINPADINTIQGKYPVKPILPAVGGNEFVADVISVGKNVKNIQPGDRVVPSTTGIGTWTSYAVYPSKDLMKISNKIGIAEAATITVNPCTAYRMLKDFVQINPGDTVIQNGANSAVGQAVHQLCKAWNISSVGVVRNRPDIDNLKEYLKCLGATEVLTEEEIRKTDIFKSKLKKPKLALNCVGGKSSTEVARYLDSKGFHVTYGGMSREPVIAGTASLIFKDISYVGFWMTRWTKENLENEERTKMYSELCNLMEGGKFTAPVHEMVPLTNYKDAVTAVLNFKGFTGKKFILDFQNC